A genome region from Leptodactylus fuscus isolate aLepFus1 chromosome 6, aLepFus1.hap2, whole genome shotgun sequence includes the following:
- the RER1 gene encoding protein RER1 yields MSEGDSIGESVHGKPSLMFRFFTRLGQIYQSWLDKSTPYTAVRWAMTLGLSVLYMIRVYILQGWYIVTYALGIYHLNLFIAFLSPKVDPSLLEDSDEGPSLPTKQNEEFRPFIRRLPEFKFWHSATKGIVVAMVCTFFDAFNVPVFWPILVMYFIMLFCITMKRQIKHMIKYRYIPFTHGKRKYRGKEETGKPFSS; encoded by the exons ATGTCAGAAGGAGACAGTATCGGAGAATCAGTACATGGCAAGCCCTCACTGATGTTTCGCTTCTTCACACGGCTAGGGCAG ATTTACCAGTCATGGCTAGACAAATCTACACCTTACACAGCAGTGCGATGGGCGATGACTCTTGGCCTAAGTGTACTGTACATGATAAGGGTTTATATACTACag GGTTGGTATATAGTAACGTACGCCTTGGGCATCTACCATCTAAATCTCTTCATAGCATTCTTATCTCCGAAGGTAGACCCATCCTTACTGGAAGATTCAG atgaaggaccttCATTACCAACAAAACAGAACGAAGAGTTTCGTCCGTTTATCCGGCGGCTGCCAGAATTTAAAttttg gcatTCGGCTACTAAAGGGATCGTTGTGGCGATGGTGTGCACCTTCTTTGACGCATTCAATGTCCCGGTCTTCTGGCCAATCCTGGTCATGTATTTTATCATGCTTTTCTGCATCACTATGAAGAGACAAATAAAG CACATGATTAAATACAGATACATCCCATTCACACACGGCAAGCGGAAATACAGAGGAAAGGAGGAGACCGGGAAGCCATTTTCCAGTTAA